A single Natrinema pellirubrum DSM 15624 DNA region contains:
- a CDS encoding DEAD/DEAH box helicase — protein sequence MRPQDSDGPIDGQDDTGSDGLALTAEELRETYPDARYGGQCRERFILPAESADHVPAREVLPPDLAAKLAVDPWSHQANALAALERGENVCVTTSTSSGKTYVYALEIARRFRENPDVRALLVYPTKALSRDQERELNDLFDDLGLDVTVGVYDGDTKRREKSRIREEANVVITNFAGLNQYLEGHHRWAAFHAGCDLLVVDEAHAWTGISGMHAAWILRRAQRVIEWYGGDPQYVLTSATIGNPADHAEALTGEPATVIDEDGSPSGRRHLVFWDPPTDGDAGEGGDGDDWRPSKRPATVEAPEVWAHCCYHGVPSLLFCDSRKGTELAVGRAQEFLETPSLPYSGSADLAAYNAGHGKRSRRSTENRLKSGNLDGVATTSALEVGIDVGGIDGTVLLGYPGSRQSFWQRIGRSGRGEREALSVFVPSHSTLDQYVLNHPEYLLEEEPESAVVDLENNPVYLQHLRCAAQELPLRREDAARFGGRDRLEQAVEYGRRTGEFEGSLAGGITYAHRDRPQDEISLYASGGDSFEVRLAGEGSIDHQPIGRARAYRDYHEGATVLYRGDQYEVVELREDRPQPYVELEAADLDYYTQSQRRTTIYDTEIRESRDIGDFRLNWGYGTVTVHHETFLKRDLESGDVRTVGLETGVPPLEMRTQLCWAEVPADVERAVTAAHSDYHNDECEELPPRLHGYLGGIHAVEHAMIAVAPLELTVDAADLGGLATNRLPDGTDASGWFIYDGIEGGLGFSRRIYEEYEAVARRARDLWVDCDCGRDEGCPACLMSDRCGNDNRPLYGPAARDVIDSLLDEGSADYRSDLADEDRDERRPPASIS from the coding sequence ATGCGACCGCAAGACTCCGACGGACCGATCGACGGCCAAGACGACACCGGCTCGGACGGCCTCGCGCTCACCGCCGAGGAACTCCGCGAGACGTATCCCGACGCCCGCTACGGCGGACAGTGCCGCGAACGGTTCATACTGCCGGCCGAATCCGCCGATCACGTCCCCGCGAGGGAGGTACTGCCGCCCGACCTCGCCGCAAAGCTCGCCGTCGATCCTTGGAGTCATCAGGCCAACGCGCTCGCGGCGCTCGAGCGCGGCGAGAACGTCTGTGTCACGACTTCGACGTCCTCGGGGAAGACCTACGTCTACGCGCTGGAGATCGCACGGCGGTTCCGCGAGAATCCCGATGTGCGTGCGCTGCTGGTTTACCCGACGAAGGCACTCAGCCGCGATCAGGAGCGGGAACTCAACGACCTGTTCGACGACCTCGGACTTGACGTCACGGTCGGCGTCTACGACGGCGACACCAAACGCCGGGAGAAGTCCCGCATCCGCGAGGAGGCGAACGTCGTCATCACGAACTTTGCAGGGTTGAATCAGTACCTCGAGGGCCACCACCGCTGGGCTGCGTTTCACGCGGGCTGCGACCTACTCGTCGTCGACGAGGCCCACGCGTGGACCGGGATCAGCGGGATGCACGCCGCCTGGATCCTTCGGCGGGCCCAGCGGGTGATCGAATGGTACGGCGGCGACCCCCAGTACGTCCTGACGAGCGCAACGATCGGCAACCCGGCCGACCACGCCGAGGCGCTGACCGGCGAGCCGGCGACGGTGATCGACGAGGACGGCTCCCCGAGCGGCCGCCGCCACCTCGTCTTCTGGGACCCGCCGACCGATGGCGACGCGGGCGAGGGCGGCGACGGGGACGACTGGCGGCCGAGCAAACGACCCGCCACCGTCGAAGCCCCCGAGGTGTGGGCCCACTGCTGTTATCACGGCGTTCCCTCGCTGCTGTTCTGTGACTCGCGGAAGGGGACGGAACTCGCCGTTGGCCGCGCACAGGAGTTCCTCGAGACGCCGTCGCTTCCCTACAGCGGTAGCGCCGACCTCGCGGCGTACAACGCCGGCCACGGCAAACGATCGCGGCGAAGCACCGAAAACCGCCTCAAGAGCGGTAACCTCGACGGCGTCGCGACGACCAGCGCGCTCGAGGTCGGCATCGACGTCGGCGGGATCGACGGCACCGTTCTGTTGGGGTATCCCGGCTCGAGACAGTCGTTCTGGCAGCGGATCGGCCGGTCGGGACGGGGCGAGCGCGAGGCCCTGTCGGTGTTCGTCCCGAGTCACTCGACGCTCGATCAGTACGTCCTCAACCACCCCGAATACCTGCTCGAGGAGGAACCCGAGAGCGCCGTCGTCGACCTCGAGAACAACCCCGTCTACCTGCAGCACCTGCGCTGTGCGGCTCAGGAACTGCCCCTGCGCCGCGAGGACGCGGCCCGCTTCGGCGGGCGCGATCGGCTCGAGCAAGCTGTCGAGTACGGCCGCCGGACGGGGGAGTTCGAGGGCTCGCTCGCGGGCGGGATCACCTACGCCCACCGCGACCGACCACAGGACGAGATCAGCCTCTACGCCTCGGGCGGGGATTCCTTCGAGGTCCGACTGGCCGGCGAGGGCTCGATCGACCATCAGCCGATCGGCCGCGCACGCGCGTATCGGGACTATCACGAGGGCGCGACGGTGCTGTATCGGGGCGACCAGTACGAGGTGGTCGAACTCCGCGAGGACCGCCCCCAGCCGTACGTGGAACTCGAAGCAGCCGACCTCGACTACTACACCCAATCCCAGCGTCGGACAACGATCTACGACACGGAGATCCGGGAATCCCGCGACATTGGGGACTTCCGGCTCAACTGGGGGTACGGGACGGTCACGGTCCACCACGAGACGTTCCTGAAACGCGACCTCGAGTCGGGCGACGTCCGTACGGTCGGCCTCGAGACCGGCGTTCCACCCCTGGAGATGCGTACCCAACTGTGCTGGGCCGAAGTCCCCGCAGACGTGGAACGGGCGGTGACGGCCGCCCACAGCGACTATCACAACGACGAGTGCGAGGAGTTGCCCCCGCGGCTCCACGGCTATCTCGGGGGGATCCACGCCGTCGAACACGCGATGATCGCCGTGGCCCCGCTCGAGTTGACCGTCGACGCGGCGGACCTCGGGGGGCTCGCGACCAACCGGCTCCCCGACGGAACCGACGCGAGCGGCTGGTTCATCTACGACGGGATCGAGGGCGGGCTGGGCTTTTCCCGGCGCATCTACGAGGAGTACGAGGCGGTCGCACGGCGGGCCCGCGATCTCTGGGTCGACTGCGACTGCGGTCGCGACGAGGGCTGTCCCGCCTGTCTCATGAGCGACCGCTGTGGGAACGACAACCGGCCCCTGTACGGCCCCGCCGCGCGGGACGTGATCGATTCGCTGCTGGACGAGGGCAGCGCCGACTACCGCTCCGACCTCGCGGACGAGGACCGCGACGAGCGCCGCCCGCCCGCGTCGATCTCGTAG